One genomic segment of Paraburkholderia aromaticivorans includes these proteins:
- a CDS encoding DUF6531 domain-containing protein: MKKSRLHGGTAGFAGRLLAAFSLLIFAFSANAVDCFSLYAQSGATPGSRTCKLDVTSNTPGGMGNYACINDLALIDQWCNSTETPPDDTCPVADPVFPANGIVTFSETDFASGDASPLVFSRTYLSKPFDKAQVAMGGYWASNWQRRLDLTSVNASTPKITAYRSNGQPLIFKWVNGGWAVPGTSGLSLMKAGDGYFYLKDERLGTTETYSVSTGLFHSETTRTGMYREVEYVGQQIDSIAQWPVDRIGQAASRLTLSLTYDSNGRILSVVPPSGNATHYAYDAKGNLVSVTAPIGYVRQYLYEDARFPNAMTGIKDESGSRIATWTYDSSGRAISVTHPDTTRNVSFSYGANTTTVSNMSGYSTYSFNVGDTSRPGSIVTPGGAVSRTWDISGNLKQTITPDGNTQYTWDGANRPTKAVATVAGNRTVTTIEYGDSTSLRPHLVATPGKIRAFVYDQGGNVTGYAETETSDLTGDQGMQAAGTGNQWTVGARYDSASRLLSAEITRNGSKREDWTYTYDVRGNVESVQDAVSGWSMRTLSRNAENRATQIAGNSGQASIGYDERGRVISFQYKEPAGALNGGLARVLQVTYRYGPDGSVSSRTAQVSTNGAWWKPISDAELGVWLTNWELGNDPVAPPANLTGLQSDAPAFVPDMCVECYMAWKALPTGKLFGHELSETLPTWRETTELMVSDQAQVPHPVLVPDLTSSAKRSTLYSTLFGGGSGDGGMVKCGGRESHEAKCHLAYEAELDACTAMAKPQGKRSFALCRENAFDRYQQCRGY, from the coding sequence GTCCGGCGCCACGCCGGGCTCCAGGACCTGCAAGCTCGACGTTACGAGCAACACGCCGGGCGGAATGGGCAACTACGCATGTATCAATGACCTCGCCCTGATCGATCAGTGGTGCAATTCAACGGAAACCCCGCCGGACGATACCTGCCCCGTGGCAGACCCGGTGTTTCCCGCGAACGGGATTGTGACTTTCTCTGAAACTGACTTTGCAAGCGGTGACGCGTCGCCGCTTGTGTTTAGTCGTACCTACCTTTCGAAGCCGTTCGACAAAGCGCAGGTAGCGATGGGCGGGTACTGGGCAAGTAACTGGCAACGACGGCTTGATCTGACCTCGGTCAATGCAAGCACGCCGAAAATCACCGCGTATCGGAGTAACGGCCAGCCTCTGATCTTCAAGTGGGTTAACGGCGGGTGGGCGGTGCCGGGTACGTCGGGTCTTTCTCTCATGAAAGCTGGCGACGGATACTTCTATCTGAAGGACGAACGGCTTGGCACGACCGAAACATACTCCGTCAGCACAGGTCTGTTTCACTCCGAGACAACACGCACGGGTATGTATCGTGAAGTTGAATACGTTGGACAACAGATAGATTCAATCGCGCAGTGGCCCGTTGATCGGATCGGACAGGCGGCATCGCGGCTGACACTTAGTCTGACCTATGACAGTAATGGTCGCATTCTGAGTGTAGTGCCGCCTTCGGGCAACGCGACACATTATGCGTACGATGCGAAAGGCAATCTTGTTTCAGTAACCGCGCCGATTGGATACGTTCGTCAGTACCTTTATGAGGATGCCCGCTTCCCCAATGCGATGACCGGGATAAAGGACGAATCCGGTTCACGGATTGCAACATGGACCTACGATTCCAGCGGACGCGCAATCTCGGTCACCCATCCGGACACGACGCGTAACGTTTCTTTCAGTTATGGCGCGAACACGACCACTGTTAGCAATATGTCCGGCTACAGCACGTACTCCTTTAATGTTGGAGACACGTCGCGTCCTGGCTCAATTGTTACGCCTGGCGGCGCGGTCTCACGTACATGGGATATATCAGGGAACCTGAAGCAGACGATTACACCGGATGGGAATACACAGTACACGTGGGACGGCGCCAACCGGCCGACGAAAGCAGTTGCGACAGTCGCTGGCAACAGGACGGTAACGACGATCGAGTATGGCGACAGTACCTCGTTGCGTCCGCATCTGGTCGCCACGCCGGGTAAAATCCGCGCGTTTGTCTATGACCAGGGCGGTAACGTCACTGGCTACGCCGAGACGGAGACAAGCGATCTGACGGGCGACCAGGGAATGCAAGCCGCTGGGACCGGTAACCAGTGGACAGTCGGTGCACGCTACGATTCGGCGAGTCGCCTTCTGTCGGCTGAGATTACCCGTAATGGCTCGAAGCGTGAAGACTGGACCTACACATACGACGTACGGGGCAATGTCGAGTCAGTGCAGGATGCCGTATCTGGCTGGTCGATGCGAACGCTCTCGCGCAATGCTGAGAATCGTGCAACGCAGATAGCTGGAAACAGCGGTCAGGCGAGCATCGGGTACGATGAGCGCGGTCGCGTAATTTCTTTTCAGTACAAGGAGCCAGCAGGTGCGCTGAATGGCGGACTTGCCCGCGTTCTGCAAGTTACGTACCGGTACGGTCCAGATGGTTCGGTGTCCTCGCGCACGGCTCAGGTTTCAACGAATGGAGCCTGGTGGAAACCGATTAGTGATGCTGAACTGGGTGTCTGGCTGACGAACTGGGAACTCGGGAACGACCCGGTTGCGCCACCTGCGAACCTGACAGGACTCCAGTCGGATGCTCCAGCATTTGTGCCTGATATGTGCGTCGAATGCTACATGGCCTGGAAGGCGTTGCCGACAGGTAAGCTATTCGGGCACGAATTGAGTGAAACATTACCAACGTGGCGTGAAACCACCGAGTTGATGGTCAGCGATCAGGCGCAGGTTCCTCACCCGGTGCTTGTGCCGGATCTGACGAGTTCTGCGAAACGGTCAACGCTTTACAGTACGCTTTTTGGTGGCGGGAGCGGGGATGGGGGAATGGTAAAGTGCGGTGGTCGCGAATCCCATGAGGCCAAATGTCATTTGGCGTATGAGGCCGAGCTTGATGCTTGCACCGCGATGGCGAAGCCGCAGGGCAAACGAAGCTTTGCGTTGTGTAGAGAAAACGCCTTTGACAGATATCAACAATGCAGGGGTTATTGA